One window from the genome of Apus apus isolate bApuApu2 chromosome 12, bApuApu2.pri.cur, whole genome shotgun sequence encodes:
- the LOC127389666 gene encoding protein Wnt-11b-like translates to MGRPAAAAALLCQLGLSAAIQWLGLTKSGSGVAWNESQHCRLLAGLVPDQLQMCRRNLEVMHSILRAARQAEAVCQKTFREMRWNCSSIQRAPSFGPDLLKGTRESAFAHALAAAAVSLSISRACTSGEIPLCSCGSVPSEVPGPAFRWGGCGDNLSYGLQLGAAFADSPFKSSRRGTRALRAVHLHNNAVGRQVLSDSLHTKCKCHGVSGSCSVKTCWKGLANLDEIASDLKSKYLAAIRVTHRLIGPRKQLIPKEVEVRPVTETDLVYLINSPDYCTPNPHLGSLGTQDRQCNKTSPGSDSCNLMCCGRGYNTYTEELQERCHCKYHWCCHVVCKKCRRKVERYVCK, encoded by the exons ATGGGccgtcccgccgccgccgccgcgctgctctgccagctgggGCTCTCCGCGGCCATCCAGTGGCT CGGGCTGACAAAGAGCGGCAGCGGGGTGGCCTGGAACGAAAGCCAGCACTGCCGGCTGCTCGCCGGGCTGGTCCCCGACCAGCTCCAGATGTGCAGGAGGAACCTGGAGGTGATGCACAGCATCCTCCGGGCTGCCCGGCAGGCCGAGGCCGTCTGCCAGAAAACCTTCAGGGAGATGAGGTGGAACTGCTCCTCCATCCAGCGTGCCCCCAGCTTTGGCCCTGACCTGCTGAAAG gaACGCGGGAATCCGCCTTTGCCCACGCCCTGGCTGCCGCCGCCGTCTCCCTCTCCATCTCCCGAGCCTGCACCTCGGGAGAAATCCCGCTCTGCTCCTGCGGTTCCGTCCCCTCCGAGGTCCCCGGGCCGGCTTTCCGATGGGGTGGCTGCGGGGACAACCTGAGCTACGGGCTCCAGCTCGGCGCTGCCTTCGCCGACAGCCCCTTCAAGTCCAGCAGGCGGGGGACGCGGGCGCTCCGAGCCGTGCACCTGCACAACAACGCGGTGGGGCGGCAG GTGCTGAGCGACTCCCTGCACACCAAGTGCAAGTGCCACGGTGTTTCGGGCTCCTGCTCAGTGAAGACCTGTTGGAAGGGACTGGCAAACCTGGATGAAATTGCCTCCGACCTCAAGTCCAAGTACCTGGCAGCCATCAGGGTGACCCACCGGCTCATCGGGCCCAGGAAGCAGCTGATACCCAAAGAAGTGGAGGTCAGGCCAGTGACAGAGACAGATCTGGTTTATCTCATCAACTCTCCCGACTACTGCACCCCAAATCCCCACCTGGGCTCTCTGGGGACACAGGACAG GCAGTGCAACAAGACCTCCCCGGGCAGTGACAGCTGCAACCTGATGTGCTGTGGCCGTGGGTACAACACCTacacagaggagctgcaggagaggtgTCACTGCAAGTACCACTGGTGCTGCCACGTGGTGTGCAAGAAGTGTCGGCGGAAGGTGGAGAGATACGTCTGCAAGTAA
- the IGBP1 gene encoding immunoglobulin-binding protein 1 isoform X2, which produces MAAGPGPRLPELLAAGRRLCEELEAGHEPSSGAPAVQEKVRQGLDALRRAAAMVAELDLFSENEELEEIASTDLQYLVLPALLGALTLKQVDLSKRLEHLESARAHFWAFLKLCKSYGLGSFQLPPASPSPPGEEGAGSQTPRGPQASLVAMASSRQAKIERYKQRKELENRLASMRTCVESGQADEAQTREFYILQTQRWISTSLEEIESIDQEMVILRSRGTAKQPPAPPHGAARPARPPLKPFLLTRDAAQAKVFGVGYPGLPTMTVDDWYEQRRRQGLSEQSTAQRAPGVADEEQQKQEQEKKEEEDDDEEALQKARSWDDWKDTHPRGYGNRQNMG; this is translated from the exons atggcggcggggcccgggccgcGGCTGCCCGAGCTGCTGGCGGCGGGACGGCGGCTCTGCGAGGAGCTGGAGGCCGGCCACGAGCCCTCCTCGGGGGCCCCGGCCGTGCAGGAGAAGGTGCGGCAGGGGCTGGACGCCTTGCGGCGAGCGGCCGCCATGGTGGCGGAGCTGGACCTGTTCAG CGAGAacgaggagctggaggagatcGCCTCCACCGACCTGCAGTACCTGGTGCTGCCCGCTCTGCTGGGCGCCCTGACGCTGAAGCAGGTGGACCTGAGcaagaggctggagcacctggaGAGCGCCCGGGCCCATTTCTGGGCCTTCCTGAAGCTCTGCAAGAGCTACGGGCTGGGCAGCTTCCAGCtgccccctgccagccccagccccccgggaGAGGAAGGTGCTGGCAGCCAGACCCCCCGGGGACCCCAGGCCAGCCTGGTGGCCATGGCCTCCAGCAGGCAGGCCAAGATCGAGAG ATAcaagcagaggaaggagctggagaacagGTTGGCCTCCATGAGAACCTGCGTGGAGAGCGGGCAAGCGGACGAGGCCCAGACACGGGAGTTTTACATCCTGCAAACCCAGAGATGGATCAGCACCAGCCTGGAGGAGATTGAGAGCATTGACCAAGAGATGGTCATCCTGAGGAGCAGAGGTACAGCCAAGCAG CCTCCAGCTCCACCCCACGGCGCTGCTCGGCCAGCCAGGCCCCCACTGAAACCTTTCCTCCTTACCCGGGATGCTGCTCAGGCCAA AGTGTTTGGTGTGGGATACCCTGGGCTGCCCACCATGACAGTGGATGACTGGTACGAGCAGCGCAGGAGGCAAGGACTGtctgagcagagcacagcacagagggCACCAG GTGTAGCTGATGAagagcagcaaaagcaggagcaggagaaaaaagaagaggaggatgatgaTGAGGAAGCTCTTCAGAAAGCTCGGAGCTGGGATGACTGGAAAGACACACACCCCAGAGGCTACGGCAACCGGCAGAACATGGGCTGA
- the IGBP1 gene encoding immunoglobulin-binding protein 1 isoform X1: MAAGPGPRLPELLAAGRRLCEELEAGHEPSSGAPAVQEKVRQGLDALRRAAAMVAELDLFSENEELEEIASTDLQYLVLPALLGALTLKQVDLSKRLEHLESARAHFWAFLKLCKSYGLGSFQLPPASPSPPGEEGAGSQTPRGPQASLVAMASSRQAKIERYKQRKELENRLASMRTCVESGQADEAQTREFYILQTQRWISTSLEEIESIDQEMVILRSRGTAKQPPAPPHGAARPARPPLKPFLLTRDAAQAKVFGVGYPGLPTMTVDDWYEQRRRQGLSEQSTAQRAPAGVADEEQQKQEQEKKEEEDDDEEALQKARSWDDWKDTHPRGYGNRQNMG; this comes from the exons atggcggcggggcccgggccgcGGCTGCCCGAGCTGCTGGCGGCGGGACGGCGGCTCTGCGAGGAGCTGGAGGCCGGCCACGAGCCCTCCTCGGGGGCCCCGGCCGTGCAGGAGAAGGTGCGGCAGGGGCTGGACGCCTTGCGGCGAGCGGCCGCCATGGTGGCGGAGCTGGACCTGTTCAG CGAGAacgaggagctggaggagatcGCCTCCACCGACCTGCAGTACCTGGTGCTGCCCGCTCTGCTGGGCGCCCTGACGCTGAAGCAGGTGGACCTGAGcaagaggctggagcacctggaGAGCGCCCGGGCCCATTTCTGGGCCTTCCTGAAGCTCTGCAAGAGCTACGGGCTGGGCAGCTTCCAGCtgccccctgccagccccagccccccgggaGAGGAAGGTGCTGGCAGCCAGACCCCCCGGGGACCCCAGGCCAGCCTGGTGGCCATGGCCTCCAGCAGGCAGGCCAAGATCGAGAG ATAcaagcagaggaaggagctggagaacagGTTGGCCTCCATGAGAACCTGCGTGGAGAGCGGGCAAGCGGACGAGGCCCAGACACGGGAGTTTTACATCCTGCAAACCCAGAGATGGATCAGCACCAGCCTGGAGGAGATTGAGAGCATTGACCAAGAGATGGTCATCCTGAGGAGCAGAGGTACAGCCAAGCAG CCTCCAGCTCCACCCCACGGCGCTGCTCGGCCAGCCAGGCCCCCACTGAAACCTTTCCTCCTTACCCGGGATGCTGCTCAGGCCAA AGTGTTTGGTGTGGGATACCCTGGGCTGCCCACCATGACAGTGGATGACTGGTACGAGCAGCGCAGGAGGCAAGGACTGtctgagcagagcacagcacagagggCACCAG CAGGTGTAGCTGATGAagagcagcaaaagcaggagcaggagaaaaaagaagaggaggatgatgaTGAGGAAGCTCTTCAGAAAGCTCGGAGCTGGGATGACTGGAAAGACACACACCCCAGAGGCTACGGCAACCGGCAGAACATGGGCTGA